In a single window of the Desulfuribacillus alkaliarsenatis genome:
- a CDS encoding peptidylprolyl isomerase, producing the protein MYNKSKRIMFLAIAVLLVAVLVVGCGQRDAVEPEPTMDFEAFRASVDANQVIAELEGTTLTYGEMFEQLEAEDILQPGIADYAVEDMDMLAGYAEQLVIRKQIFEEAETAGFQYDQTVLDEEMQNVLAQYPDLTEQEQAKLRSLLNHYITITEYLNDQVSEEDARAFYEENPGEFTTASVRHILIAFEGRSEEEALELANSLTERIRAGEDMAELAEEYTEDPGSQDAGGLYENQPVMLWVPEFKEAALTFELNTVGDPVRTEFGYHVMRVEERNVTAFEQVEGMIKDSRASEVFMEYLDAAQGKVTVNL; encoded by the coding sequence TTGTATAATAAAAGCAAACGCATTATGTTTTTAGCAATAGCAGTACTACTAGTCGCAGTACTTGTAGTTGGATGTGGGCAGAGAGATGCTGTAGAGCCTGAGCCAACAATGGACTTTGAAGCTTTTAGAGCAAGCGTTGATGCAAACCAAGTCATTGCAGAATTAGAAGGTACAACCTTAACATATGGGGAAATGTTTGAACAGTTAGAAGCTGAAGATATATTACAGCCAGGTATTGCAGACTACGCAGTAGAAGATATGGACATGCTTGCAGGCTATGCAGAGCAGCTTGTAATCCGCAAGCAAATATTTGAAGAAGCAGAAACTGCAGGATTTCAGTATGACCAAACAGTATTAGACGAAGAGATGCAAAACGTGTTGGCACAATATCCTGACTTAACGGAACAGGAACAAGCAAAGCTTAGGAGCTTATTAAACCACTATATTACGATTACTGAGTATTTAAATGACCAAGTTTCAGAGGAAGATGCACGGGCTTTCTATGAAGAAAACCCAGGCGAGTTCACTACAGCATCTGTTCGCCACATATTAATAGCTTTTGAAGGCCGCTCTGAAGAAGAGGCTTTAGAGCTAGCAAATAGCCTAACTGAGCGCATCCGTGCTGGTGAGGACATGGCGGAATTAGCTGAGGAATACACAGAAGATCCTGGTAGTCAGGACGCAGGCGGTTTGTATGAAAATCAGCCAGTAATGCTTTGGGTTCCAGAGTTTAAAGAAGCAGCTTTAACATTTGAATTAAATACCGTTGGAGATCCAGTAAGGACAGAATTTGGCTACCATGTAATGCGCGTTGAGGAACGAAATGTGACGGCGTTTGAGCAGGTAGAGGGTATGATTAAAGATAGCAGAGCTTCTGAAGTTTTCATGGAGTATCTAGATGCTGCTCAAGGTAAGGTAACAGTAAACCTGTAA